The following coding sequences lie in one Arachis hypogaea cultivar Tifrunner chromosome 4, arahy.Tifrunner.gnm2.J5K5, whole genome shotgun sequence genomic window:
- the LOC112797226 gene encoding uncharacterized protein produces MYPTMKQFQQKLTEVELEAELLLLARYQMVENDKLRNGNREALTALRKRARTTKTSVPTPFESMMKGVEGSRSRPLVQEVCNTCGNHDSFKKTWMMFPGTDMFASIPFHVAHTILETC; encoded by the exons ATGTATCCTACCATGAAACAATTCCAACAAAAATTAACAGAAGTGGAACTGGAAGCCGAGCTTCTTCTTTTGGCCCGGTATCAG ATGGTTGAGAATGATAAATTGAGAAATGGGAATAGAGAAGCACTGACTGCATTAAGGAAGAGGGCTCGGACAACCAAGACTAGTGTTCCGACTCCTTTTGAATCGATGATGAAGGGAGTCGAAGGGTCGAGGTCAAGACCCTTGGTGCAAGAAGTGTGTAACACCTGTGGTAACCATGATTCATTCAAGAAGACGTGGATGATGTTTCCAGGAACTGATATGTTTGCCAGCATCCCATTCCATGTTGCCCACACTATCTTGGAAACATGTTAA
- the LOC112797229 gene encoding uncharacterized protein, with product MMRIGVYLDTILVPLSLFITIGYHAYLCHSIKNKPSRTTFGLNKLRRTSWGLNLNQGDDKKNMLTVQSMRNTLMEAIFIASITILINMALAALSNNAYSARHSVFTSKFFGSKSDNIITLKYGSASLCLVLSFLFSSMAIGFLIDANFLMNTHGEFLSWNYTQTILERGFTFALIGSRFFCVSVPLMLWMLGPVTVFLASLGLVCLLHEFDFVSKVSNLAINNVSI from the exons ATGATGAGAATAGGTGTTTATTTGGACACCATATTGGTTCCTTTGAGCCTCTTCATAACAATAGGGTACCATGCCTATCTCTGCCATAGCATCAAGAACAAACCTTCTCGTACAACTTTTGGACTCAATAAGCTGAGGAGGACTTCTTGGGGTCTCAACTTAAACCAg GGTGATGATAAGAAGAACATGCTAACAGTGCAAAGCATGAGAAACACTCTGATGGAAGCCATATTCATAGCTTCCATAACCATTCTAATAAACATGGCTTTGGCAGCTCTAAGCAACAATGCCTATAGTGCAAGGCACTCAGTCTTCACCAGCAAATTCTTTGGTTCAAAATCAGACAATATCATAACACTAAAATATGGCTCAGCATCACTATGCCTTGTTCTTAGCTTCTTATTCAGCTCAATGGCCATAGGGTTCTTAATTGATGCAAATTTTCTTATGAACACTCATGGAGAATTTTTGTCTTGGAATTACACACAAACAATTCTAGAAAGAGGGTTCACATTCGCTCTAATTGGGAGTAGATTTTTTTGTGTTAGTGTTCCTTTGATGCTGTGGATGCTTGGTCCTGTCACAGTGTTCTTAGCTTCATTGGGATtggtttgtttgttgcatgagttTGATTTTGTTAGTAAAGTCTCCAACTTAGCCATAAACAATGTATCAATATAA